Within Porites lutea chromosome 2, jaPorLute2.1, whole genome shotgun sequence, the genomic segment TACAAATAAGCAGTAATAGAAAACAATATCAGAGTATCCTTAAACTTCATTTTAAAATGTACAATAATTATATTCAGCAAATAAAATATTCAAGTCAAGTAACCAAGGTAAATAAATTTATACTGTATTAACAACTGCGTTGCTTAGTGGAGGTGGGTGCCCGGGGTGcccaggggcttccacttttGGTACAGCCAGCCCCTAGAGAGGTATGCCCCCATGGGCGGAAATCCCACGCcctccagccatgagcccccacgcCAATGGAACCAGGGACCTGTCACACTGATATATCTATTCAGTAGAAAAATATTAAACTGGGGGAGGGATGGAGTACAAGAATGATCCAAAGGCTAAACGAAGAGAGTGGCCACCAGGAAAACGCTGTAGTGAGCACATGGAGGTGATGCAAGCAAGGATAACTGCACTTGAGCCAAAGGACAGACCACTGACCATGCCCACGATCCTTGTTGTTCACtgtgttaaatatatatatatatttcactTCATGTAAAGTACATGTATCAGCATATTTTTAGTAAATAATGAGTTATGTAAAAGGAACTCACTCTGGTTTATTTTCCACCATGCTGATGAGAATTCCCAAACCATTTCTTTTAATAAACTCACTGGCAAAAGTTGGATCCTGTAAtagaaacaataataaaataaatcagACAGTGTGTATGCAAgaaatacattatttttaaCATAGCAATGTTAATGTATGCAGTTTGAGGGGGTGTTTACAAACTTTTAAGGTCAAGCTCAAATGTATGTACAGTGGACTAGAATgtccaataactcgaaccttccgtggaaatcgaaaaaagtttgagttatcgagagtTCAAAGCAAATAACTGGGAgaaaggaaataagcaaatggatggggAGCGAATGCAAGTATCATGCACACTTCACTTCAACGGCAGCAAGAGATATggattattagtaaaatccaactagtggtctattattaatgctgcattctgattggttgagctactgcTAGGCTATaagttatagcccactagtagcgaaagcACCGgttttttggtggcaaaaaaaggattaaagtctggCTTTAACcagcttaagttgttttgtctcgatatttttgaccagctagttggattttaataaaacatggcctctgagtcaataggcctcatgggctattaacTTAGGGCCCATATTTTGGGCTCGAGGAATCATAAATTGCTAAATATTATAAAAAAGgaattaagcaacaaagcttgattaataTACTGAGATGGACACTGAATTTCAACTGGtgtgacaaaaaagtaaaaacaaagaattcacacaaggactttttgttttttcctgttttttttttcttgttttcttgttttcttgtttttggcaATGTTTCAGGACATTAGTGCACTGCTTTTTTTTCCGATATGTCATGTGCTTAAGAAATGGTTGAGTTATAGAGGGTAGAATTATACACAAATGTtgtgaagggaaacaaaaattacttagAGCTAGAGGGAGGTTTGAGTTATTGAGGGTTCGTgttaccaagggtaaaattgtagtaaatgtatgaaggaaattaaAGGGAAATCAACTTTGGTTCAAGTaatagcgagggttcgagttatcgggagtcaacagAACGTATTAAAAGAATTTTACAAAGGGCCAATATggggaaaaataaaacatgtcttcaatacatgtacatgtaagacaCAAACTGCACCATTTTATATGAGCACATACTTAATGAGGAGACAGTAATGTTTTTGGTTCCATAAGAGTTTGCATCCAATTCCCCACTATAAATTGCTGTAATATTCCTCTTCAACAACAGAACAGGCATCCCTGAACCATACACATAATAATATTAGGACAGACAAACCTCGGCGATAGTGGAGAGGGTTGTCAAGACATTCTTCTTCTCATCAGGATTTGGAGACTCAAGCTTCTCTATTATATCTTGTGCTAATTTGGCCTGCAGggcaaaacaaaaagttacGCATTAAGGCACACATATTGAATAGAACTTAAATTCACAATTTTTTAGCTGCTACTTTAAGTGGTTTTGCCTGTTTTCAGTTCCTATGAGCATTTAACTAAAAAATTAGTGAAAAAACATTCTTTATAAACAAGTCTATTTGCCGCAAAAATCAATATAGATGTTGTAGAAAAAACTCTTTTCTCAAGTAATATTCAAATGTCTTTTGCCTGTCCTATGAATAAGTAGGGCatgcaaacaaaggaaattatgaATTAAGTAAGGTTGGATAATAGTTTAATTAACCTGACAACAGACTTTACCAACAACATTATACCTTGATGCTTTCCAGGCTTCATAAATCACACTTTCACTCAAGTTTAGACAAACTCACGAAAACGTTGGGCAGGTGTTTTCAAGTTTACATGCGATCCATTAAAATTCTTACAATTCTGTAAATTCTGTGGTTGTTTGGTATTGCTAAAGTAGACTGTATAGTGTAAGAGTGGCCTGGCCTGTCATCCCTCAAGGAAAGCTTTTGAGAGCATTCTATGGGACTAATCTGggcaaaattaatgataaatcTGGTATAGGATTCATGTTGGGTTCTCATGAGACGTTTCACCAATACATGTAATGTAATGCGTTGTATTAGCCTGGTTCAAACACCCTGAGCTTTCACGAGCTGAACCTATTTGAAACAAAGGctgacccaaattatttagaccagcTGAGTTGATTCAGTCActgatcttaattccagccgaactaaattcaaaggagaaaaatgcttattttggtcaaactgcttgcaaaatatGTTATCGTAATTTATGAATCAGgtttggtacatgaaaagtcTGAATCAGGCCTTGTATAGCATTTCAAGCTCAGTGCGTTTCACTGTGATTATCCTTGGTGATAATGAAGACTAACAGCCATTCAAGTCAAAGTTTGATAATATCATTCTCAACGACGTTAGAAAAAAGGACCCTTTTCCATGTCCAGCCTTGTCAAGTGATACATAATAATTTTCAATGCAAACAGAAATGAAGACTTACTGGTGAAAGTGTTAGCTTCAATACAGTTCCATTCTTTAATCCATTTCGGTTCTATAAGTAAtcagtaaataaaaaataaaaatatatttaatttatACTACAagtactactaccactactactaattataataatgataaaatgatcattaaataataataataataatcacaataatcataatcataattaacaataaaaatatctaaGCTTAATTCAAGAACTAAAAAAGAACTTACCTCTTCAGTAATATACAAGTTATAGTCAGAGTATTGAAATGCGTACTGCTCTGGAATCGGCAATGACCAACTGGAAAAAAAGAACACATTATTAACCCAAACTCAGCCACTTTACCTTGGAACCCTTAAAGCATGATACATGTACTATACCTACACACTAGAGAAATGCCTCCAGAGAGTCAAGGGTGGGAAGGGAGGAGGAGAAGAATGCAAGTATTGGCACAGTTGGTGTGAAGCCTTCAAAGAGTGAGTAGATGTGACCTCATTTGTTTTGACTTCTCTCCTTTTCATGACTGTAGCTTTAAGTATGTTTAAATACCTGTAAAACCAACCAATGATGgagagaggggaggggagggtaatGTCAACCTCAGGTTTGTTAGTCAGATGCTGACTATTTTGAGCTACCAATGTAAAATATGACTTCACACTTTACCTATACCCTTATTGACCTTTATTGCCACAACAAGTGGAGagctacacagtgcatgtaagCTCTAATTAAACTGATTGATTTTCCTGAAGGTTGTGCTCTAGGAAAAACTGAATCATACAATCCAGAGTGTCCAGTGATTATTTTTTGTACAAATAGTAAGATTTACTTATCAACCAAAATCAAAAGAAGGCCGGGGCAACTAAAATGCTGTGCTTACAGTAATATATCATGTAGCTAAATACCATTCTCAGGTTATACCAGTATTCCACCTACCATCACAATGAAAAAAAGGTGCAACACTCAACCCTcaagcagcgtgcaaagaaagtagtgttcGATAGCcaggggctagtggattttgctatcagggcAGTGAACTCAGTTCTTAACCTGCCCAACAGgcaagtgaagtattttgaggaagtcaacttacagaagaactgtgttaatgatatatgaaataaatcatatatgaactgtggaaatgaaatgaaaatgaagaaatgatcgttgcagtgaacgcaatttatgcaattgcgtaaagaagcctggaaaaaaaaaattctggacttcaattctgctcatcaaaaaattttgggggctagttgaaatgacgtttgggctagcaaatgctagcttcagcttgcctgaatggcaagctgtaaaaatgactttctttgcaccctgcccTTGAGGACCTTCTTCATGTTTTTCTGACTATCTACTTATGATGGGAAAATTGGGGCTTTCCCTCCCCCATACAAAAAATATTACATGCTGCCTTTGAAGCAACTTGTATAAAGAAATACAGCCAACTTTGGTTAGGGGTGAGGGAGGGGTTAAGATTGTTTTTCCCCCAAAATACACCCTTTTCCTAGtatctcaacaattttgttgccGATTGTAAGTCATAAGGGTCAGAATCCTGACAAAAGGCTATAACCTGACAGGTTGAGATTCTGGATCAAACTGAAAATGGATTTTCCCTATAGATCAAGCAATATTTGCTTCAACATGCTCACTGATCATTAATACAGTGTCCTTTGTCGAATATGAATCACAGTAAGCCAATAATTAACGTGGTTTTGCCTTACTGGTTACAGGGTTTTGTCAACTATTTTatatttgaagcaaaataacTACTTTTGAGAGGCCATCTGGCCAAATATCAGTGATAAGCATTTCCGGGCTGATATGATTTGATGACCCCTGTATTACACACAACCACCAGTGAAAGTAAAACGTACATCAATTACTTGAtgcactattattattttagtttccAAGTACATAATTAATAATCCTTACTTAGCACAGACATCCTTGATAATTTCCTCCAGTGGTAGACTCTatatgaagaaaaaaacttaaCTTAGGACATAATTTTTGTCCAGTAACAGTTACTATGATGTGCATAAAAGAGTTATTAAACTGAAATATCAATAGCAATCGTATAATCACTCGTGTAACTCGAATCCAGGATAGCAATTTATTACAACTTACCTGGTCAAATCTAGTCAGCAACGGAAGTTGGCCTTCCTTTTCGATGGCAAGCTTTACCTGACCAGGGTCAACGACCGACATTATCGTAGACAGCCTTCTTTATCCGCAATAAGACTTTTCGGATGTTAACGTTCTCTTCCTGTGTATGAGGCTGGCGCAATTGCAAAGCAACAATTCGAGACAACCCTCCAAAACAACCATTAAAGGTCAGAGAAACCTCTTGAAGAATGTGCTCGATTTCTCTAAAATAATTCCAGCTTAATGCTCTATGATATAGCTTTTCCAACAAAGCATATTTTCAGGTAACGTTAAAGTGATGTTAAAAACAGCACACGGCTAAATTGACAAAGTAATCCCGCTTCGATTGTAGATAAAATGCGAACATAACAAGCTACTTCCGACAGAGAGATGAAGTGACTCCCCAAAGCGACAAAAAATACACTATCCCTCCCCCACTAAAGAAATTCTTCTTGTCGTTTCTTTTAGAAAATTCTGCTGCAAGTTAACTTTTTCAGTGAAAGAATAAGGTTCTTTGGGTCTTTTTTGAATAAATTTACTAACTGTTCAGGAAATTTTTGAACAAGTTTCttaaaaaagatatattttttcagCTATTTCCTGTAGGGTGGGGAAGTAATAATCGCAGCTTCATTCCCGTGAGCCTTTGTTGCTACAATTTAAATATGGCGGCAGATTTGCACAGCGGAACAAGATCCGTAAATTCTCCGAGAAAGTTTGAAGTGGAAACGAAATTCCTAGTGCCGCCTGACTTTAAGCAAACCCTCAAAACAAATGGAGCATGGTTAAAACGAGAGATAGAATTTACTGATGTCTACTTTGATACTCCAAACAACGAACTAACTTTTGCTGGTTTCTGGTTGAGGAAACGCGATCAAAAATTCGAACTGAAAATTCAGAAACTGAAAGACTTCCAGGACGGGATCGAAAACTACACTGAAATTGAAGATGAAAGGGAAATTGTCAGCCAACTTTCTAGGCTGTTGAAAGCTTGTTTTGCAAACACAGACAGAGACTGCACTATTGAAGATTTCATTCAAAGAACTTGTTGTAAACCGATTGCGTCTTTTTCGACGGTTAGAACGAGTTACGAAATGTCAAATGGTGTAATGGTTGACTTAGATCAAGCTAGTTTTGGCTATCAGGTCGGGGAAATAGAGATCCTTGTTTCAAGCTTTGAAGAAGTTGCTGTTGCTAAGGAAACTATCCGGAAAACTGCAAAACTTCTCGGTATGCATTTTGCAAACTACCCTAAGCTTATTGCTGGTTTGgacgtgacgtcacggcagccatgttggatgtcaagaacaaaagcatttctctcctctgggaacttaactctattttctcgtaaattcttcaagaaaaaattttattgtattgtcatccaacatggccgccttgccatgtggttgcaaaccaaggatTGTTAAAATTATTGTTGTGCTTAAAGAAAcagttagcctgagaaaacagacaaaatttcgcgacaccaccactggttttcctgcaaagtgacgtctgaggaacaaTTGTGGAAATTACTAATGATGTGTCACCACCAAGATCTGGGTAAGGTCAAGCCatgagggaaatttgcttctgCCAATTAGCGGCACTACCCCGGCCATATCcatgttttaatattttgaattGAAAAGATACCCCATATTAACAATAACTGAATGCTAATTCTAGTGTATTTGTGTGACTACAAAAAATGTTCACAATAATGTCACAAATTATAGTGAGTTTATGCAACAGGAGAGTAGAATGAAGAGGACGGTAAGATGTTAGCgtgtgacaaacatgacagCACTTTTACTTGTGAGTTCTGCCATGAGCTTCACTTaacaaaactgttttctgttttttacaaaatgatctaatgatctgtttaaaggaaggtgaagttCAGTAGaaaatattttccaattttctcaCACTAGgtttgtcttcttctttcttctgtcATCCTTTTGCAAAAGGTCACTAATATTGATATTGTCATctgggtgcaaagaaagtcagtttacagcttgccattccgGCAAGCTTTAtttagcatgtactagcccaaaagtcattttaactagcctgatgatgagcaggattgataacagttcttttgtGATTAGAATTGCttaaaaatttcacttgccaggcgggcaagttaagaacagaattcacttgcCCGATGGTAAAATCCACTAGCCttgggctatcggacatgactttctttgcacattGGTCGCGATTGCATACGTTAATGGTGGTTTCCTTTTTCAGGTGTTGAAAGTGAAACTGCTATTCCTGGGAAAATGGAGGCATATCTCTCTCAGCATTGTAGAAGTCATTATGAACAGCTTGttggaaatggatgttttaTCAATAGGGAGGTCTTAAACAAGTCTGGCTAAAACCGGTGATAGGTTGTATCATATAGCTGATATTTAACCATACTTATTTGTGTAAAATGTATAATATGTAGATATTATATTTGGTAGAACAGGAAATAAAGATGATGTTATTGTTTATTGAAGAGAATTTGCATAGTAAATGTGGTTGTTTTGACAAAAGAAAGGGCACTCTCTGCttgatttttttctgtattttcataaaaatgggTTGGTTGGGTGATATAAAACAAATCACTTTGTCGGTGGTGTGTTCTCACCGCATGCAGGTTGCTGACTCTCTAAGACATATACTGTTGGGACCTGCTCTAAGCATCAGTCTCAGAAAGGTGTCCATTTCACTCACATTGGCAGCACctatgcaaatttcttggaaaaaaagaaactttttacATGAGAAAAAGTGTAATCCTCACAGGGTTTTTTGGTACACCTTTGTGGCCTACGAGACTGCCATTTCATTACTTATGTATTTGGTGCACTAAAATGGCTGCTGAGATgtcatttgaaaatgaactatagagagtcaaagaaaaggCCACCATCCGATCTAGGCATCTCATAGGGAGTTTTATGTCTTATAAGGATGTCCGTCAATaaaaattaagacggaatccatcaggaaattgagtaattttaattttcagtggacaaaaaccttgtaccagaatgttttatacaatattgcattcttttttacccAGTTTTTCAAGCTTAGGGCTATAGacgtaattagttatctgtaataacaccaaagaaaatttctaatgtcaaatttcacgagaattgtgaaaacacaggtaaaattctgaaaatttcatgtgtaagatgtcattttgtcaaCCTTCTCATGagtaattttctttggtgttactacagataactaattacatctatgtCCCTTGgaaaacgtaaaaaaagaatgtgatattgtttaaattattctggtaaaaggtttttgtccactaaaaattaaaattactcaatttcctgatgtaTCCCGTCTTAAACTGTATTCAATACCACTTTAGTATGCTAGCTGTATCGGAACAAAGTATGCCATCAGGAGCCTATCATAGGCAGGTGCGTTTCAACTTCTACCATTCGATCCTCCGAGGCACTTTTTCCTTACATTCAAATTGGATGTCTTCACGTTGATTTCTTAGTTGTACTTATTTATGTCACACAGGCTCATGATTtaacttttaagttaaaaatgtaAATGCAAATTTGGCTGTTTTATATTAGAAGTCTGAAAGTGATTTGATTGACCAAATGTAAGAAACCTCTGAAATGTCTATGGAGAATTTAGCTGACCAAAAGGGAATACACTGATCTTGAAGGGATTAGGAAATTTTATTTCATGTTAATTgtagtgaaaattaaaagtgaCAATGTTCTTTGGCTCAGTTTAAAACTGTTATTGGCACTTGGAAAGAAGCTTTTATGTAGTTAGTCTCTCTGTGCTGTGCCTCCATCCCTCAGAACACGTCTTTATTTCTCCAAGAGCGGTAAACTCTCTCACTCCACCTACATCAATCGCCTCTACTGCGACAAGACTTTCGTTGATATCTGTGCCGGGTACATCAGGCGTCACAGGAATCAGAGAAAATTACgtttgtttctaaaaataaagcGGGGTAATTTCCTTACTTTATGATTTAAACATGGGGTGCCAGAGTGACAAATTGTAAGTTGAAAAATCCCGGAAATCTCCTTTCTAAACGCCTAAATTTGCATTCGAGCGCAAACCGATTATTACCTAACTAGGTCAAAGCTTGTTTGCGAACATTATATTTTACTTACAAAAGATACTGTAGTGAAGCTTCTAATTTTGGAAATCTG encodes:
- the LOC140926477 gene encoding thiamine-triphosphatase-like — translated: MAADLHSGTRSVNSPRKFEVETKFLVPPDFKQTLKTNGAWLKREIEFTDVYFDTPNNELTFAGFWLRKRDQKFELKIQKLKDFQDGIENYTEIEDEREIVSQLSRLLKACFANTDRDCTIEDFIQRTCCKPIASFSTVRTSYEMSNGVMVDLDQASFGYQVGEIEILVSSFEEVAVAKETIRKTAKLLGVESETAIPGKMEAYLSQHCRSHYEQLVGNGCFINREVLNKSG